The genomic window CCGGGAGGGTGGTGAAGCCGAAAGCGCTGGCGAGAAGGGTGGCGGTCACAAAGGACGCGCGCATGGATGCGGTAGGCATGGTTGTACCTCTTCCTGAGCAGGATGGTGAACGACAGGACAGAGCAGCACGCCATGGGCTGGGCGACGGATCTTCTTGGATCCGCTCACAGCATCAGCGATGGGAGTGCTTGCTGGTCCGGGCCGGCTAGGGCCCATGACCGCCGCGGTACGGCGGTCAACTCAGATCGAGAGGCGGGGGGGTCGCTCCAGTCGGAACCGCGCGTCCTGCCAGATCCATGACATCCCGCCAGCGATACGACCGGCCACCGGGATTGGCGCATAGAGGTCAGGAAGAATGGTCTCCATCGCAGCATGGCACGACGCGATGCTGCAGCATGAACCTGACTGATGCGCTTTTGAACCCTGATGCGCGTGATCGATGGCGCCACCGTGATGGTCCATCGTTGTGGCGGTCGCCTCATGGCAGGGAAGAGCTGAATCCGGCGTAGCCGCAGCCGCTGAACCCGGAAACGCCACAAAAGCCGCGATTCCGATCAGGAAAAGCAGCCCCATCATTCGCAGCGCGGCGAGCCACGCGCTATGCGGCACATTACGATTCACGATATGATATTAGGGATTACGTCTCAACAAGTCAAGACGAGCTCTAGGCTCGATCAGGTTCAACCTCTTCTGCACGCGAATGCGGTCTCGTTGCGCATAACGCTATCGGGCGCATCGATTCACCCGATGCGTCCTAGAGCCGGGAAGGCGTCGAGCAGCCAGTAGGACAGGGCGCTAAGCCGTCCGGTCGCCATCGCGAGGCCCATCAGAACCATTATTCCGCCAGCGACCTGATGGAGGCGGCGTCCGATTCGGCCGATGACCCGCAGCTTTCCCGCGATGCTGTCCGTAAACGCGGCCACGACCAGAAATGGAACCCCGAGACCAGCCGAGTAGACCGCCAAAAGGGTGATGCCCTCTTCAACCGTTGCGCTCGTGGCGCTGGCGGTAAGGATGGCGCCAAGGATCGGACCAATGCAGGGCGTCCAACCGAAGCCGAAGGCAAGCCCGAGAATATAGGACGCGACCGGCTGTCCGCCTGGCAGATCGGGGTGAAACCGCAACTCGCGCTCCATAGCGGAGAAACGAGCCGCTCCGATCATGAACAATCCGAACACGCTCACAATGGCGCCGCCGACGAGGTTGAGCTCATAGCGCCAACGGAGGAGCGCCTGCCCCAAGGCCGTCGCCGAGGCGCCGAGGATGAGAAAGATGGTCGAGAAACCCAGGACGAAGCAGAAGCTCAGCCAGACTGCATTTGCTCGCGACGGCGCCGCTCCGCCGGACACCGTACGTCCCGCAATGTAGGAAACGTAGCCCGGCACCAGCGGCAGGACGCAAGGGGACACGAACGAAATCGTGCCGGCCAGCAGTGTTGCTAAAACTCCGAGGAGGGAGATCTCGACCATCATGCGCCCGGCCGCACTCCAAGAGCGCCTCGCGGGAGCCGCAGGGCCGCAAGGTAGGCGACAGTGGGAACGATCACCCATTGCAGCAGCGGCGTGAGACCCGTATCGACGATCGGAACGACCGGCATGATGTCCCGATAGGCCCACGCCGCTCGAACGACGATGTTCAGCCATTCACTGAAGACCGTGTAGGCAACCCCGAACGCCACAGCCATGATCAGGACCCGACGTACCCGTTCGAAAGGCCACGCCGCATTCCCAACCAGGAAGAGCGACAAGAGCATCGTGCTCATAGCGATGAGAATGTCACCTCCCGTGCAATGCACGATCGCGAAAGCAATGTCGCCCCAGGTTCCCTCCAGCCAGATGGTGTAGAGGGGGATGTGGCCGATCTCCCAGATCAGATGTAAGACGGCCGAGAACAGCATGTATCTCCGGAGAACCCGGAGCCACTCTGGTGCGGATGCTCCGTGAATGGCCACGCTCGTCATCTGATCAGCCCCAAGACACGATCCAGAAGACCCGGCTCAGGCGGGCGCGCGTTGCTCAAGCCATTGATGTAGAGGACCATGCTCACATAACCGAACTCCTCACCGTGGAAGATGCCGGCGTGACGCCCGCCGCGGTCGAGCACATGGGCCTTCGGGCTGATCCCTTCGCGCGAGGAAAGGTCGGCAAAGCGTGCGGCCAAGGAAGCGGCTGTGGCGCCCTTGGACGGTTCGACGGTGATGATGTTTGACGCGGTGGAGTTCTCCCCGCCGTCGCCGGCCTCGGCAACCACAACGAACGTAACCAAATCGCGCATCGGTGTGATGTTCACCGCCTCCCGGACCCGAGCAAGTAGCGCCTGCTGCGCAACGCAGGAGGGCGCTCCGCAGCCTTCGGGTGCGAAGCTCAGGACCACGACCTGATCCGAGAGACGGCCAAGATCGAACGGTTCGCCGGAACCATCGACGACGTCGAGATCCGGCGGACGCCGGACATCCGTCGCCTCGAAAGCGGGCTCCTTCTCCGCCATGACTTCGTCGAGCCGGTCTTCTGGATGGTTAGCCAGGGCCCGGCCCGCAAGAAGCACTGCCGTGAGGAAGACTACTGATCTCACGGCCGTTCCTCTGTGGGACCCATCGCGCCGGGGCCGAGGACCGGGACCGCCACCGTCAGCTTGCCCGCGACCTCGAAGACCAGCGTCAAGAGGAAGGTCTCGCCCTCCTCGAGTTTCCGCGATAGGTCCATCAGCATCAGGTGCGAGTTGCCTGGGGCGAGCGTCACTGGTGTGCCGGGAGAAATGTCCAGGCCTTGGATGTTCACCATGCGGCTTACGCCCGCAGCATTGGTCTCGACCCCGTGGAGCATCACGTGTCCGGCTGCCGGACTCGTCACTTGGAGCAAACGATCGGCCTCACTGCTGGTCAGGGTGAGGTAGGCGGCGCCTAGTCGGGAGGCGAGAATGCTGGCGCGGGCCCAAGGATCGGTGACAAGGATCTCAGCCTGCGCGACCATCGGCATGGCTAAGGTGAGTAGGGAGGCAGCGAGCAACTTCATTTCTGCTGTTCTTCCTTTTCGACCTGCATGAGGACTTCCTCGGCGACGGCCTCGGGCGGCTGGTCGCGTTCCCGGAAGACAGCTTCCAACCGCCCGTCAGGATCCATCAGATAGATGTGGCCGGCATGCGCCATCATGTAATTGCCAGGCGCGGTTTTCTCCTCGACCCGCTCGTACCAGGTCCGGAAGCTTTGCGCTGCGTCGGCCACCTGCGCCTCGGTGCCGGTCAAACCGACGAGGCGGGGATGGAAGGTGGAGACGTATTCCGCCATCACCGGGACGGTGTCGCGCGCCGGATCGACGGTAATGAAGAGCGGCACCACGCGGTCTGCTTGAGGGCCCAGCAGATCGAGCACGCTTGCCATGTAGGCCAACGTCGTCGGGCAAATGTCAGGACAATGGGTAAAGCCGAAGAAGACGAGCTGCCATCTCCCGGCGAAATCAGCCTCCGTCACGGCACGGCCGGTATGATCCGTCAGTGAAAACTCCGAGCGGATGTCCGCTTCTCCGAAAGAGGTCGCCTGGGGTACTTGTGGCGCCATGTACGCGCGCAACGTCAGCGCGCCGCCTGCCGAAAGCAGGAGAACCACCGCGCCGCCCCAGACCGCGAGCCGGGTGCGCCGTAGACGGCGCGTTCTGATGTTTTCGGTCATTGTTCCAACTCAGGCCGTTGCCCGCCCGGGCCGCGGCCCGGGCGGGTGACGGCTCAGCCCTCCTGCGGCTCGGCTTTGGGCGCCTGCATCTGGTCCGTCATGGCCTGCATCATCTCGGTGCAGGTCTCCATCATCGGTCCCATCTGCTGCATCATCGGCATCATGCCCTGCATCCCGGACATGCCCCCGCCCATCATGCTGCCGGGCATGGCGTCCTGGTTCTGCACCATCTGACCGGACATCTGGCCCCCGGCCTCCTGCGCAAGGGCGGCCGTGGTCAGGAGCACCGCCAGAGCGGTTGCAGCGAAGCCGAGCTTACGTGTGGTGTTCATCATCTTCTCCTTAAGGTGTTTGGCTATTTCCTCGTCGGGTCCGGCTCTCCGGCCGGATTGCTCTTGCTCGCGCAAGATTTCGAGCCGCCCATCATGCAGAGCCCCAGCCCGCACATGACGGCGCAAGGGGCGAGGCTCAGAATTAGCGGCGCCGCACCCACGGCAGTGAGCCAGCCCCAGTTGAGGGCGAGACCTGCGCCGATCAGCACCATCGCGGCAAGCATCAGGCCTCGGCGGCCCAGAGGCAGTCGCAGCGGGATGGCCCAGGGTTTTGCGGACATGGTGGTCGTCTTCGACATGGTCTACTGGCTCCATTCGTTGATGAGCGGCCGGATTTGGGCGACGGTTTCAGGACTGTGC from Constrictibacter sp. MBR-5 includes these protein-coding regions:
- a CDS encoding copper chaperone PCu(A)C, whose product is MKLLAASLLTLAMPMVAQAEILVTDPWARASILASRLGAAYLTLTSSEADRLLQVTSPAAGHVMLHGVETNAAGVSRMVNIQGLDISPGTPVTLAPGNSHLMLMDLSRKLEEGETFLLTLVFEVAGKLTVAVPVLGPGAMGPTEERP
- a CDS encoding cytochrome c biogenesis protein CcdA, with the translated sequence MMVEISLLGVLATLLAGTISFVSPCVLPLVPGYVSYIAGRTVSGGAAPSRANAVWLSFCFVLGFSTIFLILGASATALGQALLRWRYELNLVGGAIVSVFGLFMIGAARFSAMERELRFHPDLPGGQPVASYILGLAFGFGWTPCIGPILGAILTASATSATVEEGITLLAVYSAGLGVPFLVVAAFTDSIAGKLRVIGRIGRRLHQVAGGIMVLMGLAMATGRLSALSYWLLDAFPALGRIG
- a CDS encoding SCO family protein, which translates into the protein MTENIRTRRLRRTRLAVWGGAVVLLLSAGGALTLRAYMAPQVPQATSFGEADIRSEFSLTDHTGRAVTEADFAGRWQLVFFGFTHCPDICPTTLAYMASVLDLLGPQADRVVPLFITVDPARDTVPVMAEYVSTFHPRLVGLTGTEAQVADAAQSFRTWYERVEEKTAPGNYMMAHAGHIYLMDPDGRLEAVFRERDQPPEAVAEEVLMQVEKEEQQK